Below is a genomic region from Sulfitobacter guttiformis.
ATCGTCTACGTGACCTCCTTTCCTTCGTGGCAATGGGCGGTGGGCACGGGTGTCTATATCGATGACATTCTTGCCTCCGTAGCGACCTCCCGCGCCGAGGTCGAGGCTCGGGTCGAGCGGACGTTCCTTTATATCGGGGCAATTGCACTGATTGCCCTGCTGGTGGTCTTTGGCACCGGCATGGGTCTGAACCTTCGCGAGCGGCGGCTTGCGGATGCACGGCTGAAAAAGCTGACCCAAAGGGTGTTTGACGCACAGGAGGAAGAACGCGGTCGCGTGGCCCGCGAGTTGCACGACGGGATAAGCCAGATTCTCGTGGGCGTGCGCTATGCGCTGGACAATGCCCGCCGCCGTCTGGACCGTGGCGATCCGGAGGCAGGTGCCCCGCTCGCCAAAGGCATCGCCTCGCTGGGCGAGGCCATCTCGGAGGTGCGTCGTATCAGCCGGGATCTGCGGCCCGCGATGCTCGATGATCTGGGGCTTGGCCCTGCCCTGCGGATGCTGGCCGACGAATTCGGGCAGCGCAACGGGATCGCCGTCTCTTTTAATACTGTGGTGTTTAGAAATCGTTTGGACGGCAACGCCAAGACTGCGCTTTACCGGATTGCGCAGGAGGCCTTTACCAACATCGAACGGCACGCGCAGGCGCGCCACGTCACCGTTGATCTGCGCGGTCATAAACGCGGCGCCACCCTGCGCATCACCGATGACGGGCGCGGCTTTAACCCTAACGCTAACACGCCCGGCCTTGGGTTGCGCAATATGCAAGAGCGAATGGACCAGCTGGGCGGTACCCTGACCCTGCGCAGCGCACCCGATAATGGTGTCCAGATTGAGGCCATCGCGCCCCTGACCCACATGCTGCCGCCTGATCCTGCGTCCCCGGACCCTAAAAAACAAACCAACGGACCAAAACGCACCCGCGTAAATCCAGCCACCGGAAAGACACCAGCATGACAAAACGCCTGCGCATCGCGATTGTGGACGATCACCCTATGGTCGCCGAAGGCATTCAGTCCATCCTCGAAAGCTATGATGATGTCGAGGTCGTGGGCACCCTGCACGGTGGCCGCGCAGTGATCGAGCAGTTAGAAGTACTCGATCCCGACGTGATCCTGATGGATCTGAACATGCCCGATCTGGGCGGTCTTTCAGCGACAGAGATCGTACTGGAGCAGCGGCCTGGCACTCGCATCGTAATCCTGTCGATGCACGACAGCCCTGAATATATCTCATCGGCGCTCAATCACGGTGCGATGGGCTATCTGCTTAAGGATGTCCCCACCGACGAGATAAAACTGGCCATTGATACCGTCATGCGCGGCGAGCGGTATTTATGCACTGGCGCACAAGGATCCCTCGCGCCCAAGGACGGCAATATGCGCGAACCCCTGACCACCCGCGAGCAGACAATATTGCTACAGCTGGCCCAAGGCAAATCCAACAAGGAAGTTGCCCTGACACTCGATATTTCAGTGCGCACCGTCGAAACCCACCGCAAGAACATCAAACGCAAGCTCGGCATCTCCAGTACAGCCGGCCTCACCCGCTATGCCCTCGAACATGGCGTTTTGCAGGGAACAGGGGTCGATCTTTAGCCCGAAAGCGAGCCTCAACCCATGCTCAATTTACCAAAATGTCGCAGGCAACCCCGTCAGACGAAAGAATATATCGCAAAAATGTGCCCCAGCGACACAATTAATTGGCGATTGCCTGTTGACGCCTCCAAACCACGCCCATAGTGTCCCAAAACGTTCAATGGAGTATCAGGCCAATGTCGAGCCTAGTCGTGATTGTGAGACCAAAGCGCATGGGCCGGTAACGGCAGACCATCTTTGTCACCATGCGCCCCCGACACCCTCGGGGGCTTTTTTATGTTCAGCCTTCACAATGACCGACACCTGATGCCCCGCCCGATACAGCCTAACCAGACCGCCCAGAGCGAACCGCCAAAAACCAAGACGTAGCGATAAAGGATCGACACCATGACACGCCAAATGACCGGAGCGAAAATGATCGTTCAAGCCCTGATTGATCAGGGCGTTGATACCTTATTCGGATATCCCGGCGGTGCTGTGCTTCCGATCTATGACGAAATTTTCCAGCAAAAAAGCATCAAGCACGTTCTGGTGCGCCATGAACAGGCTGCTGTTCACGCCGCAGAAGGCTATGCGCGCTCGACCGGGAAACCCGGCGTTGCATTGGTCACCTCCGGTCCCGGAGCGACGAATGCCGTTACCGGCCTCACAGATGCCCTGATGGACAGCATCCCGATTGTCGTTCTGACAGGTCAGGTCCCCACCTTCATGATCGGCTCTGACGCGTTTCAGGAGGCCGACACCGTTGGCATCACCCGCCCCTGCACCAAGCATAACTGGCTGGTCAAAGAAACAGACAAACTCTCGGGCGTGATCCATGAGGCGTTTCATGTGGCCACGTCAGGCCGCCCAGGTCCGGTGCTGGTCGATATCCCTAAGGATGTCCAGTTTGCCACAGGCGATTACACCGCCAAGGCGCCTTCGAAATCCCACTACAAGCCGCAACTCAAGGGTGACATGGATGCGATCGTTGAATTGGTCGAGGCGCTGGAGAAGGCTAAAAAGCCCGTATTCTATACCGGCGGCGGCGTAATCAATTCCGGTCCTGCTGCATCACAGCTTTTGCGTGAGCTGGTCGAGGCAACCGGCTTTCCGATCACCTCCACGCTGATGGGGCTGGGCTGTTATCCGGCGTCGGGCGATAAATGGCTCGGCATGCTGGGGATGCACGGCACCTATGAGGCAAACATGACGATGCACGGTTGTGATCTGATGATCAACGTCGGTGCGCGCTTTGACGATCGCATCACCGGCGTGGTCGACAAATTCAGCCCCAACAGCAAAAAAGCGCATATCGACATCGACCCAAGCTCTATCAACAAGGTCATCCGCGTTGATATCCCGATTATGGGCGATGTGGGTCATGTCCTTGAGGATTTGCTCAAAGTCTGGAAATCACGGGGGCGCAAAACCAATTCCGAAGCGGTGGCCAAGTGGTGGAAACAGATCGAAGCATGGCGCGAGAAGGACTGCCTCAAGTACGAGCAGAAGGGCAGCATTATCAAACCGCAATACGCCCTTTCGCGTCTGGAAGAACTGACCAAGAAACACGACCGCTACATCTGTACCGAAGTAGGCCAGCATCAGATGTGGGCGGCGCAATACCTCGGCTTCGAGGATCCGAACCGCTGGATGACCTCCGGTGGCCTCGGCACGATGGGTTACGGCTTTCCCGCGTCTATCGGCGTACAGATGGCCCATCCCGACGCGTTGGTCATTAACGTCGCCGGAGAGGCCAGCTGGCTGATGAATATGCAAGAGCTGGGCACGGCGATGCAGTATAAACTGCCTGTAAAACAGTTCATCCTCAACAACGAACGCCTTGGCATGGTGCGCCAGTGGCAGGAACTGCTGCACGGCGAGCGCTATTCCTCGAGCTGGTCCGAAAGCCTGCCTGATTTTGTAAAGCTTGCAGAAGCATTTGGCGCAAAGGGCATCTTGTGCTCGGATCCTGCCGATCTGGACGAGGCGATCATGGAGATGATCAATTACAACGGTCCGGTGATCTTTGATTGTCTGGTGGAAAAGCATGAAAACTGCTTCCCGATGATCCCGTCAGGCAAGGCGCACAACGAGATGATTATGGGCGAGGTCGACACCTCCACCGCGATCGACGCCGCAGGAAAGCTGTTGGTCTAGCCTATGACGGATCAACCCGCCTCACCCAGAAAGCTCATGCCCGAATGGTGGCAGACAGGCTCTACCGCGTTGCTTTATGCCGCGTATCTGCTCTGGTTGTTACCTGTGGTTTTGTATGTACGGGGCGATGCCGATGCTATGACCGCGGGCCTTTGGTTCATCGCGGTCGCCGTCGCGCAATTCGCATTGGTGAAGGTAGTCGCGCTGGTCGAGGCCATCGCCACTGCACATAAAATAGAACGCTCGGACGTTGAGAAGATCGATTTCTCGAAAATTGGAGATAAATAACCATGTCAGCACTTAAAATCAAAAAAGGCGCGAATTCTCATTCGGCCTATAACCTGCGCCCCAATTTCTCCGATGTGGAGGAGCGTCACACCCTCGCTGTGCTTGTCGAAAACGAGCCGGGTGTGCTGGCCCGCGTTATCGGTTTGTTTGCTGGGCGCGGCTATAACATCGACAGCCTGACCGTGGCCGAGATTGACCACACGGGCCACCTGAGCCGCATCACCATCGTCACCCGTGGCACGCCGCAAACCATCGAACAGATCAAGGCACAGCTGGGCCGGATAATTTCAGTGCGCAAGGTAAACGACCTCACCGTTGAAGGCGCTTCCGTCGAGCGCGAACTTGCCATGTTCAAAGTTACGGGTACCGGCGAAAAGCGCGTAGAAGCCTTGCGCCTTGCGGATATATTCCGTGCGAATGTTGTAGACAGCACCTTGGGCAGCTTTGTTTTTGAAATCACCGGCGCGCCCGAAAAAATTGACGCATTTGCTGACCTTATGCGCCCTCTGGGCCTGACGGATGTGGCGCGCACCGGCGTGGCCGCCCTCTCGCGCGGCGAGTAACCGGCGCCTTTTCCGGTGTCGCCAGTGATCGATCAAGGTCGCTGGCGGTAACGGCCATGCCCCCGCGCCGTGGTATTGTGTCTCCAACAACAGGAGATCGTCATGGCCGCACAGCCCCTTTGCACCGCCCATCATACCGGTCTGGAAAACGTCAGGCGCCCCATCAGCGTCGCCAACGGGCTGCCCAACAGCCATTATATCAACGCGCAGGTGTTTGCCGAGGAACGTCAGGCGGTGATGTTCGACAATTGGGCGGGTCTGGGTGTCGGTTCCGATGTCCCCGACACAGGCAACGCAAAGCCGGTCGATTTTTTGGGCATGCCCCTGCTGATGATCCGCGATAAAACCGGCACAGTGCGTGTGTTCCAGAATATCTGCCGGCACCGTGGCATGATTTTGGTCGAGAAGCCGCGCAAGATCGAAGGTGCGATACGCTGTCCGTATCACTCATGGTGCTATTCAACGAGCGGCGATCTGGTCAGCACCCCCCATGTGGGTGGCCCTGGAAAAAACACCCATGAGGGTATCGACCGCGCCCTGCTGGGCCTGATCGAGCTGAGGAGCCATGTCTGGAGGGATGTCATCTGGATAAACGTCTCGGGCACTGCCGCGCCCTTCGAACAGGCCAATGCTGCTTTGGTGGCACGGTGGTCGGAGTTTGACAAACCCCTCCACCATGGCGGGGCCGACAGCCGTTTCGAGCTGGAGGTAAAGTGCAACTGGAAGCTGGCAGTCGAGAATTACTGCGAGAGCTATCACCTGCCGTGGTTGCATCCGGGCCTGAACAGCTATTCCCGTCTCGAGGATCATTATCACATCGAACAACCGGGTCTGTTTTCGGGTCAGGGCACGTTGGTCTACCGTCAGCTTAAAGGCGAGGACGGCAAGAGCTTTCCCGATTTTGACGGTCTTGGCGCCAGATGGGACACGGCCGCCGAATATATCGCGGCCTATCCGAATGTGCTGCTGGGCGTGCACCGCGACCACAGCTTTGCGATCATCCTCACGCCCCGAGGAACGGAACGCACGGTCGAGCAGGTCCACCTCTATTATGCCGCGTCCGATACCGATGCAGAACTGCGCGCGCGCAACACGGCCCAGTGGAAAGAAGTATTCGAGGAAGATATTTTTGTCGTCGAGGGCATGCAGCGGGGGCGACATGCTGTGGGCTTTGACGGGGGTCGCTTTTCCCCCGTGATGGACGGGCCTACGCACATGTTCCACGATTGGATAGCATCGCAGATGGCGCGTCACCGCGCCCCGCTCGCGGCAGAATGACCGGACTGGATGCCGAACTGCTGGCCGCTCATGAGACGGGCGACCAGCACGCCCTGATCGACCTTTACATTCGTGCGGCAGCAGAATCAGCTGACGTCGATACCACCTGTTTTTTCCTAACCCATGCTTATGTTTTTGCCCTCGAGCAGGGCGACGCACGCGCGCATTTGTTGCGGGCGCAACTGGTCGCCCACGGACGCGAAACCCCACTTTGACTTCGCGCTAAAGCGCGGGCGGTCGCTGTGCGGGCCAATCGGTCGCGGCATGCCAGCGCTGCGCAAGACGCAGCAGCAGCGCGTCACTCCCCCGCGGCCCAATGAGCTGAACGCCGGCAGGCAGCCCATTCTCGCCAAAACCGACAGGCACATTTACCACCGGCAGACCGATCAATCCCGCAGGGATCACCACCTGCATCCAGCGGTGGTACGTGTCCATGCTCCGCCCTGCGATCTCCTCCGGATAGGCCCATTCAACATCAAAGGGCCACAGCTGCGCTGAGGGCAACACCAACACATCCAAGCTCTGGAACATCCGCGTCACCTTGCGGAACCAATCCGAGCGGGTTTGGCTGGCGCGCTGTACCGTCTGCGCAGACATGGCCAAACCGCGCTCTATCTCCCACAGTGCGGAAGGTTTAAGAAATCCGCGTTTATCTTCATCCGCGTACAATGCCCCAAGGCCCGCCGTCACTGCGAATGACCGAAGATCGCACCATGAATCCCACATGGCATCCGCATCAAAGGGTGCGGGAAGTACGTCGACCTTGTGGCCCAGCCCCTCCATCGTGGTCATGGCGGCCTGTGATATTTCCGCGATCCCGCTCTCATAGGCAAATGCCCCGTCCCAATCGCCCAACCACCCCAACCGCAGGCTCTTTGGTGCAACATCAATGCCTGCCAGTGTCTTGGCGCTGTCGCGGCTCAGCGGTTGGCGCGGATCGGCCCCTGTCATCACATCCAGCAATGCCGCCAAGTCCGCTGGACTGCGCGCCATAGGTCCAGAAGTCGACAACTGGTGCATAAACATGTCGCCCATAGGCTCCGCAGGGATGGTCCCCCATGTCGGGCGCATGCCGTAGACGTTGTTCCATCCCGCAGGGTTGCGCAGGCTGCCCATCATGTCAGAGCCGTCTGCAATGCTGAGCATACCAGTCGCCAGCGCCGCGGCCGCCCCGCCGGACGAACCACCGGAGGATTTCGCCAAATCATAGGGATTGCGCGTGGCACCGTGCACCGGATTGAACGTGTGTGAGCCAAGGCCGAATTCAGGCGTGTTGGTCTTTCCGATGATCAGAGCACCGGCTGCACGCAGACGCGCGACCATCAGATCATCTGCCTCCGCTGTCTGTCCTGCAAAAAGAGGCGATCCCATCGAAGTGGGCAGCCCTGCCGCATTGGCCAAATCCTTTATCGCGATCGGCAGTCCGTGCATCCAGCCATGGCGCGGTGAATTGTCTGCCGCACGCGCCTCGTCGCGCAAACGGTCGCCGTCACGGAGGCTCACGATGGCGTTCACCTTCGGGTTCACCGCTTCAATTCGCGCCAGCGTGGCATCCATCAGCTCAAGGCACGAAACCGCACCCGATTCCAGCGCGGCCGATTGCGCCAGCGCATCCATCTTTAAAATATCCATGGGGCTACTATGACTACGCATTTTGCGCCGAAGCAACATGATTGCGCAGCCTGACCCTGCCAAATAATCCGCCTGCTAAATTACTCGCCCTGCGCCTGAGCGCGGCTTTTCCCCGACACCGCCAGCGCCAGCGTTGCCCCCATCAGCCCGTCCAGATCCCCGTCGAGCACGCCTTTGGTATCGGAAGTCTCGTAGCTGGTGCGCAGGTCCTTGACCATCTGGTAGGGCTGCAGAACGTAACTACGGATCTGGTTGCCCCAGCCGGCATCGCCCGCGTTCTCGTGCACCTCGTTGACAAGGGCGGAGCGTTTATCAAGCTCCATCTGGTAGAGACGGGATTTCAACGCCTTCATCGCGATGTCACGGTTCTGGTGCTGGGATTTTTCCGAGGAGGTAACGACAATACCAGTGGGGTGGTGTGTAATGCGCACCGCAGAATCGGTCGTGTTTACGTGCTGGCCGCCCGCGCCGGAACTGCGGTAAGTGTCGATGCGGATGTCGGACTGGTTCACCTCGATCTCGATGTTGTCATCCACGACCGGATAGACCTTGACCGAAGTGAACGAGGTGTGCCGCTTGGCCGCGCTATCAAATGGCGAAATCCGCACCAAACGGTGCACGCCGGATTCTGACTTCAACCACCCGTAGGCATTATGGCCGCTGATCTTGTAGGATGCAGATTTGATGCCCGCCTCCTCGCCCGCGCTCTCGGACTGCAGCTCCACCGAGTATCCTTTTTTCTCCGCCCAACGGACATACATCCGCGCCAGCATGCTGGCCCAATCGCACGATTCAGTTCCACCCGCACCCGAGTTGATCTCGAGGAACGTGTCATTGGCATCCGCTTCGCCGTCCAGTAGCGCCTCAAGCTCTTTTTGCGCAGCAGTCTTGGCGAGCTTCATGAGTGCGGCTTCCGCCTCGGCCACCACTTCAGTGTCCTCCTCCATCTCCCCCAGTTCGATCAGGTCGATGTTATCCTGCAAGTCGGTCTTGATACCGTCATGGGTGGCCATCGCATCGACCAGCGCCTGACGGTCACGCATCAGCTTTTGCGCAGCCTCGGGATCATCCCATAGTGTGGGGTCCTCGACGCGGGCGTTGAACTCCTCAAGGCGGTAGGGTGCTGTTTCCACGTTGAGACGCTGGGCCAGAAGGTCCACAGATTTGCGGATCCTGTCGACGGTGTTTTGTACTTCTGCGCGCATGTTCGGTCCTGACATAAAAGAGCGGCCCCCGCATCAGCAAGGGGCCGCCTGTGTGATAAAC
It encodes:
- a CDS encoding aromatic ring-hydroxylating oxygenase subunit alpha — protein: MAAQPLCTAHHTGLENVRRPISVANGLPNSHYINAQVFAEERQAVMFDNWAGLGVGSDVPDTGNAKPVDFLGMPLLMIRDKTGTVRVFQNICRHRGMILVEKPRKIEGAIRCPYHSWCYSTSGDLVSTPHVGGPGKNTHEGIDRALLGLIELRSHVWRDVIWINVSGTAAPFEQANAALVARWSEFDKPLHHGGADSRFELEVKCNWKLAVENYCESYHLPWLHPGLNSYSRLEDHYHIEQPGLFSGQGTLVYRQLKGEDGKSFPDFDGLGARWDTAAEYIAAYPNVLLGVHRDHSFAIILTPRGTERTVEQVHLYYAASDTDAELRARNTAQWKEVFEEDIFVVEGMQRGRHAVGFDGGRFSPVMDGPTHMFHDWIASQMARHRAPLAAE
- a CDS encoding acetolactate synthase 3 large subunit, whose protein sequence is MTRQMTGAKMIVQALIDQGVDTLFGYPGGAVLPIYDEIFQQKSIKHVLVRHEQAAVHAAEGYARSTGKPGVALVTSGPGATNAVTGLTDALMDSIPIVVLTGQVPTFMIGSDAFQEADTVGITRPCTKHNWLVKETDKLSGVIHEAFHVATSGRPGPVLVDIPKDVQFATGDYTAKAPSKSHYKPQLKGDMDAIVELVEALEKAKKPVFYTGGGVINSGPAASQLLRELVEATGFPITSTLMGLGCYPASGDKWLGMLGMHGTYEANMTMHGCDLMINVGARFDDRITGVVDKFSPNSKKAHIDIDPSSINKVIRVDIPIMGDVGHVLEDLLKVWKSRGRKTNSEAVAKWWKQIEAWREKDCLKYEQKGSIIKPQYALSRLEELTKKHDRYICTEVGQHQMWAAQYLGFEDPNRWMTSGGLGTMGYGFPASIGVQMAHPDALVINVAGEASWLMNMQELGTAMQYKLPVKQFILNNERLGMVRQWQELLHGERYSSSWSESLPDFVKLAEAFGAKGILCSDPADLDEAIMEMINYNGPVIFDCLVEKHENCFPMIPSGKAHNEMIMGEVDTSTAIDAAGKLLV
- a CDS encoding response regulator transcription factor; amino-acid sequence: MTKRLRIAIVDDHPMVAEGIQSILESYDDVEVVGTLHGGRAVIEQLEVLDPDVILMDLNMPDLGGLSATEIVLEQRPGTRIVILSMHDSPEYISSALNHGAMGYLLKDVPTDEIKLAIDTVMRGERYLCTGAQGSLAPKDGNMREPLTTREQTILLQLAQGKSNKEVALTLDISVRTVETHRKNIKRKLGISSTAGLTRYALEHGVLQGTGVDL
- a CDS encoding cache domain-containing protein encodes the protein MRRFRLPLYIPYAQKLTLLASVPLIFAVAAIALVVAAQSRALAEREINALETQLIEAKKVELRNYVTQARNGFYFIYGNAAPDDARAKRQVAQILSAMIYGEEGQFFVYDYDGTAIVSPRDTDRIGGNFRGESDGEGTPVVDRLIEIARAGDGYHTYMWPKSATGEVARKIVYVTSFPSWQWAVGTGVYIDDILASVATSRAEVEARVERTFLYIGAIALIALLVVFGTGMGLNLRERRLADARLKKLTQRVFDAQEEERGRVARELHDGISQILVGVRYALDNARRRLDRGDPEAGAPLAKGIASLGEAISEVRRISRDLRPAMLDDLGLGPALRMLADEFGQRNGIAVSFNTVVFRNRLDGNAKTALYRIAQEAFTNIERHAQARHVTVDLRGHKRGATLRITDDGRGFNPNANTPGLGLRNMQERMDQLGGTLTLRSAPDNGVQIEAIAPLTHMLPPDPASPDPKKQTNGPKRTRVNPATGKTPA
- the prfB gene encoding peptide chain release factor 2, with amino-acid sequence MRAEVQNTVDRIRKSVDLLAQRLNVETAPYRLEEFNARVEDPTLWDDPEAAQKLMRDRQALVDAMATHDGIKTDLQDNIDLIELGEMEEDTEVVAEAEAALMKLAKTAAQKELEALLDGEADANDTFLEINSGAGGTESCDWASMLARMYVRWAEKKGYSVELQSESAGEEAGIKSASYKISGHNAYGWLKSESGVHRLVRISPFDSAAKRHTSFTSVKVYPVVDDNIEIEVNQSDIRIDTYRSSGAGGQHVNTTDSAVRITHHPTGIVVTSSEKSQHQNRDIAMKALKSRLYQMELDKRSALVNEVHENAGDAGWGNQIRSYVLQPYQMVKDLRTSYETSDTKGVLDGDLDGLMGATLALAVSGKSRAQAQGE
- a CDS encoding amidase gives rise to the protein MDILKMDALAQSAALESGAVSCLELMDATLARIEAVNPKVNAIVSLRDGDRLRDEARAADNSPRHGWMHGLPIAIKDLANAAGLPTSMGSPLFAGQTAEADDLMVARLRAAGALIIGKTNTPEFGLGSHTFNPVHGATRNPYDLAKSSGGSSGGAAAALATGMLSIADGSDMMGSLRNPAGWNNVYGMRPTWGTIPAEPMGDMFMHQLSTSGPMARSPADLAALLDVMTGADPRQPLSRDSAKTLAGIDVAPKSLRLGWLGDWDGAFAYESGIAEISQAAMTTMEGLGHKVDVLPAPFDADAMWDSWCDLRSFAVTAGLGALYADEDKRGFLKPSALWEIERGLAMSAQTVQRASQTRSDWFRKVTRMFQSLDVLVLPSAQLWPFDVEWAYPEEIAGRSMDTYHRWMQVVIPAGLIGLPVVNVPVGFGENGLPAGVQLIGPRGSDALLLRLAQRWHAATDWPAQRPPAL
- the ilvN gene encoding acetolactate synthase small subunit translates to MSALKIKKGANSHSAYNLRPNFSDVEERHTLAVLVENEPGVLARVIGLFAGRGYNIDSLTVAEIDHTGHLSRITIVTRGTPQTIEQIKAQLGRIISVRKVNDLTVEGASVERELAMFKVTGTGEKRVEALRLADIFRANVVDSTLGSFVFEITGAPEKIDAFADLMRPLGLTDVARTGVAALSRGE